From the Brachybacterium sillae genome, the window CCTCGAACTGCTCCCAGTCCTGGCGCGGCGACCCCCAGGCGCGCTCCGCCAGCGCGCACACGCGCGGGAACGCCATGTACTGCAGCTGGTCGGCGTCGGGCATGTACTCGGTCCACAGCTGCCCCTGGATGCCCAGGATCAGGGCCTCCTGGTCGGCCGGAAGCCCGGAGCCCAGCAGGTCCGCCTCGTACACATCCTTGACGGTGGTGTGGCCACCGATGGCCAGCGGCTCCGTCTCCGGGTCGCCCTGGTAGTGGTCGAAGGACAGGTGCTCGTTGTTCGCGACGATGGTCTGGAAACCCCGGGAGGTGGCCTCCGGCAGGCCCTTCACACTGCGCCAGTTCATGACGACGGTGTCATCGGGCAGGTGGGTCTCGAGCACCTCGTCCCAGCCGATGATGCGCTTGCCCTTCTCCCGCAGCACCTCCGCGGCGAACTGGGTGAAGCGGCCCTGGATCTCACTCACGCGCGAGTAACCCCATTCGGCCATGCGGGTGCGGGCGTCCACCGAGCGCTCCCACTCGATGGTCGGGCACTCGTTCCCGCCGATGTGCACGAACGGCGCGGGGAAGATCTCCGCCACCTGCACCAGCACGTCGCGCACGAAGTCGAAGGCCTGATCGGAGACGCCCAGGACATGATCGGAGATGCCCCAGGTCTCGCGCACCCGCAGGGTGCGGTCGGGGTTGTTGCCCAGCTGCGGGTAGGAGGCGACGGCGGCCTGCATATGGCCGGGCAGGTCGACCTCCGGAACGATCATCACGCCGCGGGCGGAGGCATACTCCACCAGGTCACGCAGCTGGTCCTGGGTGTAGAACCCCCCGTGGCGGCGCTCGTCGTACCGGGCGTCGGGGTTCTCCCCGCCGTCGCGGCCGATGACGGTGCGCTCCCGCCAGGCGCCGACCTCCGTCAGCCGCGGGTAGCCGCGGACCTCGAAGCGCCAGCCCTGGTCGTCGGTGAGATGCAGGTGCAGCACGTTCAACCGGTGCAACGCCATCGCATCGATCATGGTCTCGAGCTCCGACGGCGGCAGGAAGTGCCGGGCGACGTCGATGTGGAGGCCGCGCCAGGCGTAGCGGGGACGGTCCGAGATCGTGACGCAGGGGATCTCACCGGTGCTGCCGGCGACGATCTGCGCGAAGGTGTTGCGGCCGTCGGCGAGGGCGGCCTCGCTGCCGGCGCTCAGGCTCGCCCCGTCCGGGCTGATGCTCAGCGCGTACTCCGCCCGGTCCAGGTCGGGGTTGATGCCCGTGGAGAGTTCGGCCCACGGGTCATCAGTGCGCCACACTCCCGAGGAGAACAGCACGGACTGGGGCAGCGGGACGAGGGCGATCGGATCGGCCATGGGCTCCTCCTGGAAGCGACGCGGGACGCGGGACATGCGGCGGTCGTCACAGTGTCCCATATGGTCAGCCACCGGATGCGGCAGGGGCCCGGTCGACCGTGGTCGGCCGGGCCCCTCGTCCGTCCTGCCTCTTCCCAGTGACGCGATGCGTCAGGCAGGGCGTGACGTCCCCTCGGCGTGCCTGCCGGGGAGGATCAGCGGAAGGTCACCGCGACGTGCGGCGAGTTCCAGATGGAGCGTTCCACGACGCGCTGGCGGGAACCGGAGGCGTCGATGATCACGCCGTCGCCGGCGTAGATGCCGATGTGGCCCCAGTTGCCGGCGGAGAAGGCGATGAGATCACCGGGCTGGGCCTCCGACATCGGGATGACGCGGCCGGCGTAGCGGTAGCCCTTGGCGGTCATGCGGTCGATATCGATACCCGCCTGCCGGTAGGACCAGTAGACGAGGCCGGAGCAGTCGAAACCGTCACGGGGGGACTCATCACCCCACGAGTAGCGCGCGCCCAGCTGCGAGCGGGCGGCCCGCACGATCGCATCCCCGTCGAAGCTGTCCACGGAACCCCGGGAGTCAGAGCGGGAGGGCTCGGTGGGCAGCTGGCGGACCTCGCCGCCCTGCAGGGCCGCCCAGGTCTTCGGACCGACGACCCCGTCCACGGTCAGACCGGCATCCGACTGGAAGGCGCGGACCGCGGAGAGGGTGAGGCTGCCGAAGTATCCGGTGGCGTTGAAGGTGGCGCCGCGGGCGCGAAGCGCCTCCTGGAGCACGACGACGCTCGCACCGCGGTCTCCGCGGCGGAGGGTCTCGGTGGTCGCGCCGGACTGGGTGGCGACAGAACCGAGGGCACCCCAGGTGAGCGGGCCGACGACGCCATCGACGCGCAGGCCGTTGGTGGACTGGAAGGTGCGCACCGCGGTGAGGGTGCGGCTGCCGAAGACACCGTCGACCCGCAGGGTGGCGCCGGAGCCGTTCAGACGCTGCTGCAGGTGGCGGACGGCGTCGCCGCGGGAGCCGAGACGCAGCTTGACGGCGGCGTACTCGGAGGGCACCGGCGCTGCCGGAGCGAGCGCGGGGGCGGCGGGCAGCTGGGGGGCGGTATTCCGGGGGGTCACCGGCGCGGGGCCGGCACCCACCGCGTCGGCGCGCTCAGTGCCGATCAGTGCGGCACCGGCGGCAGTCGCCGAGAGCACGGCGACGCTGCCCATGGTGCGACCCATGGGAGCGGCCAGGCCCCGGTAATCGACCACAGCGCGCCCTTCGGCACGGTGGGTCGGGCGGTGGAGGCGGAACATCGGTCGTATCGCTTTCTCCGGCACTCACGACACGGCGGGCGCATCGCGTCCGCCACTCGGGTGAGGAGGAAGAGCCCGACGACCGGGCGGAACGTGCGCCGACGGGCGGTGTCCACTCCAGGCGACACCGCCGCCCACCCTACGAAAGTGCCATACGGGACTGCCCACTCGGAAAAGCCACCGCAGACCCCTGCTTTGCCAAGGTTTTACATAGCCGGGTCCGACACGCCGTGAAAACGAATGACAGGCATGTCATCCCTCTGGTAATCACACCGCTGTCATTCCGGGGGACTGCAGGAGGTGAGCGGAGAGACAGAACGGCTCCGATCCGCGGGGGGATCGGAGCCGTCGTGACCGGTCGGGGTGACAGGATTTGAACCTGCGACCTCTTCGTCCCGAACGAAGCGCGCTACCAAGCTGCGCCACACCCCGGTCTGGCGGGTGA encodes:
- a CDS encoding beta-N-acetylhexosaminidase produces the protein MADPIALVPLPQSVLFSSGVWRTDDPWAELSTGINPDLDRAEYALSISPDGASLSAGSEAALADGRNTFAQIVAGSTGEIPCVTISDRPRYAWRGLHIDVARHFLPPSELETMIDAMALHRLNVLHLHLTDDQGWRFEVRGYPRLTEVGAWRERTVIGRDGGENPDARYDERRHGGFYTQDQLRDLVEYASARGVMIVPEVDLPGHMQAAVASYPQLGNNPDRTLRVRETWGISDHVLGVSDQAFDFVRDVLVQVAEIFPAPFVHIGGNECPTIEWERSVDARTRMAEWGYSRVSEIQGRFTQFAAEVLREKGKRIIGWDEVLETHLPDDTVVMNWRSVKGLPEATSRGFQTIVANNEHLSFDHYQGDPETEPLAIGGHTTVKDVYEADLLGSGLPADQEALILGIQGQLWTEYMPDADQLQYMAFPRVCALAERAWGSPRQDWEQFEERLRAHLPRLDAFGIRYRPLDD
- a CDS encoding peptidoglycan-binding protein → MVDYRGLAAPMGRTMGSVAVLSATAAGAALIGTERADAVGAGPAPVTPRNTAPQLPAAPALAPAAPVPSEYAAVKLRLGSRGDAVRHLQQRLNGSGATLRVDGVFGSRTLTAVRTFQSTNGLRVDGVVGPLTWGALGSVATQSGATTETLRRGDRGASVVVLQEALRARGATFNATGYFGSLTLSAVRAFQSDAGLTVDGVVGPKTWAALQGGEVRQLPTEPSRSDSRGSVDSFDGDAIVRAARSQLGARYSWGDESPRDGFDCSGLVYWSYRQAGIDIDRMTAKGYRYAGRVIPMSEAQPGDLIAFSAGNWGHIGIYAGDGVIIDASGSRQRVVERSIWNSPHVAVTFR